The DNA sequence GCAATGAAGATATGGCGCACTTTTGCCGCTTCCGGAATGAGAAACTCCTTTTCGTGCTCGCTATAATATTTTTTCAGCTCTTCATCCGTAACGGTAATGTTTGCCGTAACTACCTTGCTCAGGTACTCCTGCGCCAGGTAGTTATCGATGACATTGCTGACCAGCTCCTTGAAGTCCGGCTTCCGGTCAAAACCGTCTTTCCTGGCTTTGGCAGCAGTCGCCTTTGTCAGGAGCAGCTGCTTGACAAAAGCTGTCCGCTGCTCCGGGTTGGATCTTACTGCCTTTTGCGTCTCTAACGAAAGATTGTCAAGCAGCCGATCCAGATCAGCCTCGCGCAGGACATAATCTCCTGCCTTGCCAACGACAGGGTTCAGGTCCTCGGCATGAACGATACCAGCCGACCAGACCCCAAAAGATGCTATCAACACTAACAATCTGACATTCATTTCCTACTCTCCATAAGTTGTATTTTACCGCTCATCATCCCAAGCTCAGCGGCATTGTAGCATACAGCTTTTATCATAACCACCTACGGTAAGTGTACCTCAAAAATCTCACTTCACCTCCACATTCCTGATCCCATCCGGCCGCCAAGCCGGACTGATGACATGACTCCCCTTGCTCTTCGGCTCCTCGCCGTCCAGCAGACTGCCAAAGGTCACGGTAAAATTGCCGTACTTATCGTTCAGTTCGTCCATGGCGTCTGCCAGGAACAGCTTTTTCCGCTTCTCCTCAAACAGCGGCAACTGGTTGCTCTCATAACGAAGATTGGACAACCTGACTCCCAGCAGCCTGACAGGCTGGGTCAAACTGATCGTGTCCAGAATAGCGGTAACTTCACGGTAAATATCGTCGCTCTGGTTGATGAAATGAGGCAAGGTCTCCTGCTTGCCCACCCAGCTGTCGAAATCGGCATAGCGGATCGACAGGGTAACCGTCTTCCCCCATACGCTGTAGCGCCTGGCTCGCCGCCCCACCATCTCGGAAAGCTGCAGCAGGTATTTCAAAATTTCCTGTCTCTCTTCGATATCCCGGTCCAGCGTCATACTGTGACTGACCGATTTGACTTCCTCCGACTCATCGGCAGGAATCACCGGTGAAGCATCGATCCCCCGCCCCATCCGGCTTAATTTATCGCCGACAATGCCGAATTTCTTCCTGAGGACCGCCACGGGAAACCGCCCCAGCTCTCCGCAGGTACGGATGCCCAGCAGCTCCAGATGCCGTTCCATCTTTCTGCCGACACCACACAGCTCCTTGATCGGCAGCCGCTCCAGCACCCGCTGCACCCGGTCAGGCTCGATAATGGTCAAACCGTCAGGTTTCTTCATCTCCGAAGCGAGCTTGGCCAACATCTTGTTAGGAGCAATGCCGATGGAGCAGGTGATGCCGAACTGCTCCCTGATCCGCTCCTTGAGCAAGTGGGCAATCCTTTCGGCAGAGCCGAAGATCGTCAGGGAATGAGTGACATCAAGAAACGCCTCGTCGATGGAGAACACCTCCACCAATGGGGTGTAGTCCCGCATCATACTGATGATCCGGGTCGAGGTGTAGGTGTACTTCTGGTTATCCCCGATGACGAAGATGAGCTGGGGGCATGCCTGCCGTGCCTGCCAGGTGTTCATGCCGGTCTTGACGCCACAAGCCCGGGCCTCGTAGGAAGCGGTGGTAACAACCGTCCGTCCCCGGCCGATGACGGCAATAGGCTTGCCGCGCAGTTCCGGGTTCCCCTGCTGCTCCACCGAGGCAAAGAACGCATTCATGTCGACATGCATTATGATGTTGTGCGTGCCTGCGTTACTCATGATTGATCGGCATCCACACTTTCCAGAAGCCAAAGCTGCTCGGTTGCGTTGTACACCAGCTCGTAGAGCGCCGTTCCGTCGGTAACGGCATAATGGAGCATCAGGTCGCTACCGGCCCAATGCCGCCAGTGGTAGGTGACTTCCAGGATGATGTGTTTCCGGCGCTTCCAGTCAAACCAGACCGGGCTGAGCTTGCTGCCCGGCCCATGAATGACCGCCACCCGGATATATTCCCTGATCCGCTGTAGCATATGGCCCCATTACTCAATGTTGCGGATGATTTTGACCGCCTTGCCGATGATTGCCAGTTCCTCGCCAGCAGGGATAATGATGGCAGCCATGTTTGGATTCCGCGGTTGCAGCCTGATAT is a window from the Geoanaerobacter pelophilus genome containing:
- a CDS encoding peptidylprolyl isomerase, whose protein sequence is MNVRLLVLIASFGVWSAGIVHAEDLNPVVGKAGDYVLREADLDRLLDNLSLETQKAVRSNPEQRTAFVKQLLLTKATAAKARKDGFDRKPDFKELVSNVIDNYLAQEYLSKVVTANITVTDEELKKYYSEHEKEFLIPEAAKVRHIFIASTKDAAADLKAKGKAKAEGILQQISKGDDFAKLAKEQSEDADSAAKGGDLGYISAGKTNSPEFEKAIFALKAGEPAQLIETSFGYHIVKIDERKEQRTATFDEAKEYMQGQIKEQIKQEKAQEFLETLTRETGLTIVDARNPDTTK
- the dinB gene encoding DNA polymerase IV, yielding MSNAGTHNIIMHVDMNAFFASVEQQGNPELRGKPIAVIGRGRTVVTTASYEARACGVKTGMNTWQARQACPQLIFVIGDNQKYTYTSTRIISMMRDYTPLVEVFSIDEAFLDVTHSLTIFGSAERIAHLLKERIREQFGITCSIGIAPNKMLAKLASEMKKPDGLTIIEPDRVQRVLERLPIKELCGVGRKMERHLELLGIRTCGELGRFPVAVLRKKFGIVGDKLSRMGRGIDASPVIPADESEEVKSVSHSMTLDRDIEERQEILKYLLQLSEMVGRRARRYSVWGKTVTLSIRYADFDSWVGKQETLPHFINQSDDIYREVTAILDTISLTQPVRLLGVRLSNLRYESNQLPLFEEKRKKLFLADAMDELNDKYGNFTVTFGSLLDGEEPKSKGSHVISPAWRPDGIRNVEVK